In Candidatus Roseilinea sp., one DNA window encodes the following:
- a CDS encoding peroxiredoxin — METLDASVVWQRGLAFIGSADSGFTLKLDADSTVGGDNDGFRPIELIALGLAGCTAMDVLSILKKKRQDVTGFEVKVRAERAADHPKVFTRITVKYLVRGRRIATEALERAIELSETKYCPVQAMLGKVVPIQHTYQIVEEASALAA; from the coding sequence ATGGAGACATTAGATGCATCGGTTGTCTGGCAGCGAGGTTTGGCGTTCATCGGCAGCGCCGATAGCGGCTTCACGCTGAAGCTGGATGCCGATTCGACGGTCGGCGGCGACAACGATGGCTTTCGGCCGATCGAGTTGATTGCGCTGGGATTGGCCGGCTGCACGGCGATGGACGTGCTCTCGATCCTGAAGAAGAAGCGACAAGACGTGACCGGCTTCGAGGTCAAAGTGCGCGCCGAGCGCGCTGCAGATCACCCCAAAGTGTTCACTCGGATCACGGTCAAGTACTTGGTACGCGGGCGACGGATTGCCACTGAGGCATTGGAGCGCGCGATCGAGCTGTCCGAGACGAAGTACTGTCCGGTGCAGGCTATGCTGGGCAAGGTCGTTCCGATTCAGCACACTTATCAGATCGTCGAGGAAGCGTCTGCGCTCGCAGCGTGA